In the genome of Desulfofarcimen acetoxidans DSM 771, one region contains:
- a CDS encoding substrate-binding domain-containing protein — MWGSCSRKVLLPVIFFVAFLLTGCPDKGEQKPVSQKVKIGVCLADMERDGNRIIKKIMTERAQKEGISFTWQDAGNDAEKQQEQINELVKKKVKAVILQAVDPSAGPAIARTLTEKGIKTVALETLPANTPLDAYVASDHGRVGELQARYALEQSAAGGKTEGLRILVLQGDPSDLAAREITAANEAVLKGDKRVADLKVQSNLRADPGLARVAVENTLAAGKLDAVLANDSRLAMAAVQVLTERNLAAQVVTVGVGADSKSVRGIASGQHDAEVDNSPELLAQYITDAAVELAKTGHWQYTGHVPNGQYDVATKITPVRLITMKDLYLLGERASGSGGGNEQNDKSDQQSGGSSHSGEKQGGGEQGGSGENSGDQGGSGGQSQSGAQGQSGKRKTTLKITTQDGKTMEVELNGEIKSIESKDGGGRQSSGDSQQSGGANVSSGG; from the coding sequence ATGTGGGGAAGTTGCTCCAGGAAAGTGTTGTTGCCGGTTATATTTTTTGTAGCCTTTCTTCTCACCGGTTGTCCGGATAAGGGTGAACAGAAACCTGTTAGCCAGAAGGTAAAAATAGGAGTCTGTTTAGCTGATATGGAGAGGGACGGGAATCGAATTATAAAAAAAATTATGACCGAGAGGGCTCAAAAGGAAGGGATAAGTTTTACCTGGCAGGATGCCGGCAATGATGCCGAAAAACAGCAAGAGCAAATAAATGAGTTAGTAAAGAAAAAGGTTAAGGCTGTTATCCTGCAGGCAGTTGACCCTTCAGCAGGGCCGGCTATAGCCCGCACTTTAACGGAAAAAGGAATTAAAACAGTGGCTCTCGAAACACTGCCTGCCAATACGCCGTTGGATGCTTATGTAGCTTCCGATCATGGCAGGGTGGGAGAACTGCAGGCCCGCTATGCTTTAGAGCAGTCTGCCGCCGGCGGGAAAACAGAGGGCTTGCGTATACTGGTGCTGCAGGGTGATCCCTCCGACCTGGCCGCGCGTGAAATTACCGCTGCTAATGAAGCAGTCTTAAAAGGAGATAAGCGGGTAGCCGATTTGAAGGTGCAGAGCAATTTGCGGGCTGATCCGGGCCTGGCCCGGGTCGCGGTTGAAAACACTCTGGCTGCCGGTAAATTGGATGCGGTGCTGGCCAATGACAGCAGACTGGCTATGGCTGCGGTACAGGTGCTGACAGAAAGAAACTTAGCGGCTCAGGTGGTAACGGTAGGCGTGGGTGCGGACAGTAAATCAGTCCGGGGTATTGCTTCCGGCCAGCATGACGCTGAGGTGGACAATTCGCCGGAGCTGCTGGCCCAGTACATAACTGACGCGGCGGTTGAACTGGCCAAAACAGGCCACTGGCAGTATACGGGCCATGTCCCCAACGGTCAATATGATGTGGCGACAAAAATAACCCCGGTACGCTTAATCACCATGAAGGATCTTTATTTATTGGGTGAGAGGGCAAGCGGTTCGGGTGGCGGAAATGAGCAGAACGATAAGTCTGATCAGCAAAGCGGCGGCTCAAGCCACTCAGGAGAAAAACAGGGTGGCGGTGAGCAGGGCGGCAGCGGGGAAAATTCGGGTGACCAGGGTGGTTCCGGTGGGCAGAGCCAATCGGGTGCTCAAGGGCAGTCCGGCAAACGAAAGACTACTCTAAAAATAACCACTCAGGACGGTAAAACCATGGAGGTAGAATTAAACGGTGAGATAAAGTCCATCGAAAGCAAAGACGGCGGCGGCCGGCAGAGTTCGGGTGACAGCCAGCAGTCAGGCGGAGCCAATGTGAGCAGCGGAGGTTAG
- a CDS encoding DUF2508 family protein, whose translation MKMFWYTYIYPKQQITNPLLKEAEEARREWQLALQQINQATCHNMLDHIIYKISSAERKFVALLKQAREEGLTSWPGELQEIYTQPEALPETGIQE comes from the coding sequence ATGAAAATGTTCTGGTATACCTATATCTACCCTAAACAACAGATAACAAATCCTTTATTGAAAGAAGCCGAGGAAGCCCGCCGGGAATGGCAGCTGGCACTGCAGCAAATTAATCAGGCAACCTGCCATAACATGCTGGATCACATAATCTACAAGATCAGCTCCGCCGAACGAAAGTTCGTTGCCCTGTTAAAACAAGCCAGGGAAGAAGGCTTAACCTCCTGGCCCGGCGAATTGCAAGAAATCTATACCCAGCCGGAAGCTCTGCCGGAAACCGGTATTCAAGAATAG
- a CDS encoding uracil-DNA glycosylase codes for MEEKIKLWNDLKEKCLQCTGCALSEKRTNVVFGEGYIGAGIMFIGEGPGQQEDEQGRPFVGRAGVLLDKMLDAIGLSRHTNAMICNVVKCRPPGNRVPDRQEAAACLPFLRAQVAIIKPRIIVCLGATAVKHVLDTVSGITQIRGQWYEKKGYWMIATFHPAALLRDPAKKVLVWEDLKAIRAKYDELGLG; via the coding sequence ATGGAAGAAAAAATTAAATTGTGGAATGATTTAAAGGAAAAATGTTTGCAGTGCACAGGCTGCGCACTGTCTGAAAAAAGAACGAACGTGGTTTTTGGGGAAGGGTATATTGGAGCCGGCATTATGTTTATCGGGGAAGGACCGGGGCAGCAGGAGGATGAGCAGGGCAGGCCGTTTGTGGGACGGGCCGGGGTGCTGCTGGATAAAATGCTTGACGCCATAGGTTTGAGCCGGCATACCAATGCTATGATTTGTAATGTGGTTAAATGCCGGCCGCCCGGCAACCGTGTGCCTGACCGGCAGGAGGCGGCGGCCTGTCTTCCTTTCCTGCGCGCTCAGGTGGCGATTATAAAGCCTCGGATAATCGTGTGTCTTGGCGCTACCGCAGTCAAGCATGTGCTGGATACCGTTTCCGGGATCACGCAAATCAGGGGACAGTGGTATGAAAAAAAAGGTTACTGGATGATTGCTACTTTTCACCCGGCAGCCTTGCTGCGGGATCCGGCTAAAAAGGTTTTGGTTTGGGAGGACTTAAAGGCTATCAGAGCTAAGTACGATGAGCTTGGACTGGGATAG
- a CDS encoding CooT family nickel-binding protein codes for MCEANAYLVEDGKEELLLEMVDKVVPQEDGLMLEDIFGRRKLIKAKIKELALVDHRIILEKE; via the coding sequence ATGTGTGAAGCCAATGCTTATTTAGTAGAAGACGGTAAAGAAGAGCTTTTGCTGGAGATGGTGGACAAGGTAGTACCTCAAGAGGACGGCTTGATGTTAGAGGATATTTTCGGGCGGCGTAAACTTATCAAAGCTAAGATTAAAGAACTGGCTTTGGTTGATCACAGGATTATCTTGGAGAAGGAATAG